In Brevibacillus brevis, a genomic segment contains:
- a CDS encoding SOS response-associated peptidase family protein: protein MLTFNINDRMPVILRREDEDLWLDREKFDPDLLQLLLVPFDPGQMRVYPVSTIVGNPKNDFPECIEEIAWQ from the coding sequence ATGTTGACATTTAATATAAACGACCGGATGCCGGTGATTCTACGGCGGGAGGATGAAGACCTATGGCTCGACCGGGAGAAATTTGATCCCGACTTGTTACAGTTGCTGCTCGTTCCATTTGACCCCGGACAGATGCGAGTGTATCCAGTATCAACGATTGTTGGAAACCCGAAAAATGATTTCCCTGAATGCATTGAGGAGATTGCTTGGCAGTAG
- a CDS encoding TetR/AcrR family transcriptional regulator, translated as MSRERILEATAQLIKTVGLEGITIRKVAELAGTNVALLNYHFGSKENLINEILKNQFESFRECFNILDEKESPPLERLKKFLIMYASRLAEHPELAKHAISQEQLFKSHYEYLDFLKSQGFDKLVGTITEIVGNLNQDKIMFMIQQMLAAVLFPSVIRRNLHEEINTASNTTLDSTNMSIEQQIDLFIDHYFYRFTSR; from the coding sequence ATGTCTAGAGAAAGAATATTGGAAGCAACGGCCCAACTGATTAAGACTGTAGGTCTCGAAGGCATAACAATCCGTAAAGTAGCTGAACTTGCCGGCACTAATGTGGCGTTGCTCAATTATCACTTTGGTTCAAAAGAAAATCTAATCAATGAAATATTAAAGAATCAATTTGAATCTTTCCGAGAATGTTTCAATATTCTTGATGAAAAAGAATCTCCTCCGCTTGAGCGGTTAAAAAAGTTCTTGATTATGTATGCGTCAAGATTGGCGGAGCACCCGGAACTGGCAAAACATGCGATATCACAGGAACAATTGTTTAAATCACATTACGAATATCTTGATTTCTTAAAGAGTCAAGGTTTCGATAAGTTGGTGGGCACGATAACTGAAATTGTTGGCAACCTGAATCAAGACAAGATTATGTTCATGATTCAACAAATGTTAGCTGCTGTATTATTCCCGTCAGTTATTAGGAGAAACCTGCATGAAGAAATTAACACAGCCAGCAACACGACACTTGATAGCACGAATATGTCCATCGAGCAGCAGATTGATTTATTTATAGATCACTATTTCTATAGATTTACCAGTCGATAG
- the istA gene encoding IS21 family transposase, whose translation MLRSGTVIRLHELQACGKSIREITRETGHSRNTIRKYLRANGIPEPRSRKKRVSKLDPFKSLLDQYLEKGIFNCEVLLRLLKERGYTGGITIIKDYVKPRRPPRQAPAVQRYETKAGYQAQVDWKICEYIDLNGEVRKIPVFSMVLGYSRAMYIEFTKRCDIHSFLRCLMNGLEYFGGVPKTMLTDQMKTVILGMGDDRKPRWHPLFEDFAATIGMIPKVCRVRRPQTKGKVERSVQFIEQNFMPGRSFTDLGDLNRQARQWCDEQNRRIHGTTGERPIDRLAQEKLGMLPSPERWAKYRFEPRKVSRDGFVSYDSVRYGVPWRYSGREVKVRDINGFIEIYCEKQLIARHEKQYRSRTLVMCEDQYANLSTAQGYAYPRPQGVQIPVQDVEVRPLDVYEHLVEVGA comes from the coding sequence ATGCTAAGGAGTGGGACTGTGATCAGATTACACGAACTTCAAGCATGCGGCAAGAGTATCCGCGAAATTACAAGAGAAACGGGGCATTCCCGTAATACCATTCGAAAATATCTCCGCGCAAACGGAATCCCGGAACCTCGCTCACGAAAGAAGAGAGTTTCCAAACTCGATCCGTTCAAATCCTTGTTGGATCAATACCTGGAAAAGGGAATTTTCAATTGTGAAGTGCTGCTGCGTCTCTTGAAAGAGCGAGGTTACACGGGGGGTATCACGATCATCAAGGACTATGTGAAGCCCCGTCGGCCCCCAAGACAGGCACCTGCGGTGCAACGCTATGAGACAAAAGCCGGGTACCAAGCCCAAGTGGATTGGAAGATTTGTGAGTACATCGATTTAAACGGTGAAGTGCGTAAAATCCCTGTTTTTTCGATGGTGTTGGGTTACTCCCGAGCGATGTACATCGAATTTACAAAGCGTTGTGACATCCACAGTTTCTTACGGTGCTTGATGAATGGTTTGGAATACTTCGGCGGTGTCCCTAAGACCATGCTGACCGACCAAATGAAAACCGTGATTCTTGGCATGGGCGATGATCGTAAGCCGAGATGGCATCCGTTGTTTGAAGATTTCGCTGCGACGATCGGCATGATCCCCAAGGTCTGTCGCGTTCGTCGTCCCCAAACGAAAGGAAAGGTCGAACGAAGTGTTCAGTTCATCGAGCAGAACTTCATGCCAGGGCGATCATTCACCGATCTTGGTGACCTAAACCGCCAAGCCAGACAGTGGTGTGATGAGCAAAACCGTCGGATCCACGGTACAACTGGAGAAAGACCGATCGATCGCTTGGCACAAGAGAAGCTCGGTATGCTTCCGTCTCCGGAACGCTGGGCAAAGTACCGATTTGAACCGCGGAAGGTAAGCCGTGACGGATTTGTGAGCTACGACAGCGTTCGTTATGGCGTTCCATGGCGGTATAGCGGACGTGAAGTAAAGGTGCGAGACATAAACGGATTCATCGAAATTTACTGTGAGAAGCAGCTCATCGCTCGGCACGAGAAGCAGTACCGATCCCGGACGCTCGTCATGTGTGAGGACCAATACGCGAATCTGAGTACGGCTCAGGGGTATGCTTATCCTAGGCCGCAAGGCGTTCAGATTCCTGTTCAAGACGTGGAAGTGCGTCCGTTGGACGTGTATGAGCATCTTGTGGAGGTGGGCGCATGA
- the istB gene encoding IS21-like element helper ATPase IstB, whose translation MIELEQARHRLEELGLGQAAQSLDAKLEAASRSQSTYLSFLNELLDAEIQERQRRNVEVRMKLSHLPYRRTLNEFDFSFQPGIDERLIRELAALTFVGRQENVLFLGPPGVGKTHLAVAIAMEAIGQGLPVYFVSLAQLVGDLRKAYEENRLDKRMRVYLRPRILIVDEVGYLPLDPLAANLFFQLVCARYEKGSMILTSNKSFGEWGELMGDPVLATAVLDRLLHHSHIVNIRGNSYRLREKRKTGIYSTPGAQVGQNYPGASGSN comes from the coding sequence ATGATCGAGCTGGAACAAGCCCGTCACCGTTTGGAGGAGCTCGGATTGGGCCAAGCGGCCCAATCGCTCGATGCCAAGCTGGAAGCCGCCAGTCGTAGCCAAAGCACGTATCTGTCTTTCCTCAATGAATTGCTGGATGCTGAGATCCAGGAGCGCCAGCGCCGAAACGTAGAGGTTCGCATGAAGCTGTCCCACCTGCCTTATCGGCGCACGCTGAACGAATTCGACTTCTCCTTTCAGCCGGGGATTGATGAGCGGCTGATTCGTGAACTGGCGGCTCTGACGTTCGTTGGGAGGCAAGAAAATGTGCTGTTTCTCGGTCCTCCTGGCGTGGGGAAAACGCATTTAGCCGTTGCCATTGCCATGGAGGCGATTGGACAAGGATTGCCAGTGTATTTCGTCTCACTCGCACAGCTCGTGGGTGATCTTCGGAAAGCTTACGAAGAGAATCGCCTGGACAAGCGAATGAGGGTATATCTCCGTCCACGCATCCTCATCGTGGACGAGGTGGGTTACCTCCCCCTCGATCCGCTTGCTGCAAACCTGTTTTTTCAGTTGGTTTGTGCGCGTTACGAGAAAGGAAGCATGATTCTGACCAGCAACAAGAGTTTTGGCGAGTGGGGTGAACTTATGGGAGATCCCGTTCTTGCAACAGCTGTTCTTGATCGCTTATTACACCACTCCCACATCGTGAACATCCGAGGGAACAGCTATCGACTCAGAGAAAAACGAAAAACCGGAATCTATTCGACGCCAGGCGCACAGGTGGGTCAAAATTATCCCGGCGCTAGTGGGTCAAATTAA
- a CDS encoding tyrosine-type recombinase/integrase, translated as MDEITQFEQYLLENGIAPKTIESYVGDVRGFCEYLRQMGVESETDLKRFYVVSYKNHLVENKYAVATINKKINSLQAYNLYLIEKGILTEQVVTLQRDRIKVAAGSEGEVDVFTEQEVNQLLFFVQDRSKVSLRNHLIVWLLLYTGVRVSELCGIQLADIDYLTNTLRVTGKGGKYREIPLRPDLAELIREYVRTERQENKYKDSPYLLLSQRAPKLHKDAVNTMLEGLEKQLGFKMYPHKFRHTFCTMLLKRGVPLTTVSKLAGHAHIQTTAHYYINTSKEEKEKAVALL; from the coding sequence GTGGACGAGATCACGCAGTTTGAGCAGTACCTTTTGGAAAACGGCATCGCGCCAAAAACCATTGAGTCCTACGTGGGGGACGTAAGAGGATTCTGCGAGTACCTACGGCAGATGGGCGTGGAAAGCGAGACAGACCTGAAACGATTCTACGTAGTCAGCTACAAGAACCATCTCGTCGAAAACAAGTACGCCGTCGCGACGATCAACAAAAAAATCAACTCTCTGCAGGCGTACAACCTGTACCTCATCGAAAAAGGCATCCTAACGGAACAGGTCGTCACCCTTCAGCGAGATCGCATCAAGGTGGCCGCTGGCAGCGAAGGAGAAGTGGACGTGTTCACCGAGCAGGAAGTCAACCAGCTGCTCTTTTTCGTTCAGGACAGAAGCAAGGTCAGCCTGCGGAACCACCTCATCGTTTGGCTGCTGCTCTACACGGGAGTACGGGTGAGTGAGCTGTGCGGAATTCAGTTGGCAGACATCGACTACCTCACCAACACACTCAGGGTCACAGGCAAGGGAGGGAAGTACCGTGAGATTCCGCTTCGGCCTGACCTAGCGGAACTCATCCGTGAGTACGTCCGGACAGAACGGCAGGAGAACAAGTACAAGGACAGTCCCTACCTGCTACTCAGCCAGCGTGCGCCCAAACTACACAAAGACGCGGTCAACACCATGCTGGAAGGACTGGAGAAGCAGCTCGGCTTCAAGATGTACCCGCACAAGTTCCGGCACACGTTCTGCACCATGCTCCTGAAGAGAGGGGTGCCGCTGACGACGGTGAGCAAGCTTGCCGGACACGCCCACATCCAGACGACGGCGCACTACTACATCAACACCAGCAAGGAAGAGAAGGAAAAGGCGGTCGCGCTGCTTTAG
- a CDS encoding JAB domain-containing protein: MKDILATKTSRTPAKRVNIVRIQMVKEASLLYPARRVRMARDVVELFREFLQETDREQFFLLCLNTKNEPTAIHTVSIGSLDASIVHPREVFKAAILANSASVIVAHNHPSGDPTPSREDISVTRNLQKAGELLGITVLDHIIVGSEGAYYSLKERGDM; this comes from the coding sequence ATGAAGGACATATTGGCTACCAAAACGAGCCGTACACCGGCGAAACGGGTGAACATCGTGCGGATTCAGATGGTGAAGGAGGCGAGCCTGCTGTACCCGGCGAGGCGGGTCAGAATGGCGAGGGACGTGGTGGAACTGTTCCGTGAGTTTCTGCAGGAAACCGATAGGGAGCAGTTCTTCCTGCTGTGCCTGAACACGAAAAACGAGCCGACGGCGATCCACACGGTGTCGATCGGCTCTCTTGACGCAAGCATCGTACACCCGAGGGAAGTGTTCAAGGCGGCGATTCTCGCCAATTCCGCTTCGGTGATCGTGGCCCATAACCATCCTTCGGGCGATCCGACGCCAAGCCGGGAGGACATCAGCGTGACAAGGAATCTCCAAAAGGCCGGAGAGCTTTTGGGGATTACCGTTCTCGATCATATCATCGTCGGATCGGAAGGGGCCTACTATAGCCTGAAAGAGAGAGGAGACATGTGA
- a CDS encoding DUF960 family protein, which yields MGNRATFSGDRYATRGIVDRIEPTIQMALWRAIEMRKARGDVLDYLQVFELSVEMVDGEPLQKVLNRQEQPEHRESFYVDGVQEPFGGVTIWVMDSGSYCTMLFPDEY from the coding sequence ATGGGAAACAGAGCGACGTTTTCGGGGGACAGGTACGCCACCAGAGGGATCGTGGATCGGATCGAACCGACCATTCAGATGGCGCTCTGGCGGGCGATTGAGATGCGCAAGGCGAGAGGCGACGTGCTGGACTACCTGCAGGTGTTCGAACTGTCGGTGGAGATGGTGGACGGGGAGCCGCTGCAGAAGGTGCTGAATCGGCAGGAGCAGCCGGAGCATCGGGAGTCGTTCTACGTGGATGGCGTCCAGGAGCCGTTCGGCGGCGTGACGATCTGGGTGATGGATTCCGGTTCGTACTGCACGATGCTTTTTCCGGATGAGTACTGA
- a CDS encoding CopG family transcriptional regulator yields the protein MSIANESTHDMELEYGWEEVGEETGMEPRENFRQHPPIGQPGLAFSDRQNAKIASFRQPDPSYPGLQRRPDFYEQHKKLTVYVEKDLLETIETLKKRRYIPSYSWLVAEAIRCYLQGKKSDQ from the coding sequence ATGAGCATCGCAAACGAGTCAACACACGACATGGAGTTGGAATACGGCTGGGAAGAAGTAGGCGAAGAGACAGGCATGGAACCACGTGAAAATTTCAGACAGCACCCACCGATCGGCCAGCCAGGACTGGCCTTTTCGGATCGGCAAAACGCAAAAATCGCTTCTTTCAGGCAGCCCGATCCTTCCTACCCTGGTCTGCAAAGGAGACCGGATTTCTACGAGCAGCACAAGAAATTGACGGTCTACGTGGAAAAGGATCTGCTGGAGACCATCGAGACACTGAAAAAGAGAAGGTACATCCCGAGCTACAGTTGGCTGGTAGCGGAAGCTATACGCTGCTATCTCCAAGGCAAGAAGAGCGATCAATGA
- a CDS encoding IS256 family transposase has protein sequence MAQYQISVDSKLLHQLFLGNSQDAGVAKLLESVLNQVLEAQATEQLRAEPYERTENRQGYRNGSYPHQLTTRVGTITLRVPRIRGGKFSTELFARYQRSEQALVLALMEMVVNGVSTRKVAQITEELCGTEFSKSTVSELCKQLDPVVTAWNNRPLHDTSFPFVIVDALVLKVREDGRVRSRGALIGMGVNTDGYREVLGVMLGDSESEASWSEFFGWLKSRGLRGVDLVVSDDHGGLVRAIRKQFQGVTWQRCQTHFLRNILDATPKALQDEVYSRVRAMLDAPDMDTARLLLNQTIEMYETKAPKAMAVLEAGFEDATAVLLLPQPYRKRLRTTNGLERLNEEIRRRERVIRIFPNRESALRLIGALLMEIDEKWASGRRYLDMAEYLEWRESQAANMSAKVTRIG, from the coding sequence ATGGCTCAATACCAGATTAGCGTAGATTCCAAGCTTTTGCATCAGCTTTTTTTAGGGAATTCTCAGGATGCGGGAGTGGCCAAACTGCTGGAATCCGTATTGAACCAAGTGCTGGAAGCCCAGGCTACAGAACAACTGAGGGCGGAACCCTACGAACGGACGGAAAATCGCCAAGGTTATCGGAACGGCTCATATCCCCACCAGTTGACGACTCGCGTAGGAACGATTACGCTTCGAGTCCCCCGGATTCGCGGTGGGAAGTTCTCGACAGAGTTGTTTGCCCGTTACCAACGCAGCGAACAGGCTTTGGTGCTCGCCTTGATGGAGATGGTGGTCAACGGAGTGTCGACCCGTAAGGTGGCCCAGATCACCGAGGAGTTGTGTGGCACGGAGTTTTCGAAATCCACGGTGTCAGAACTGTGCAAACAGCTCGATCCTGTCGTAACGGCATGGAACAACCGTCCGCTTCATGACACTTCGTTTCCCTTTGTCATCGTTGATGCCTTGGTACTCAAGGTGCGCGAAGACGGTCGGGTGCGGTCACGAGGTGCTCTCATTGGCATGGGTGTCAACACCGATGGCTACCGGGAGGTATTGGGTGTGATGCTTGGTGACAGTGAGTCAGAAGCCAGTTGGAGTGAGTTTTTTGGCTGGCTAAAAAGCCGCGGGTTGCGAGGCGTTGATCTCGTGGTGTCCGATGACCATGGTGGATTGGTTCGAGCCATTCGCAAGCAATTCCAAGGAGTCACCTGGCAGCGGTGCCAAACGCACTTCCTGCGCAATATTCTGGACGCCACGCCGAAAGCACTGCAAGACGAGGTGTATAGTCGGGTTCGGGCCATGTTGGATGCCCCGGATATGGATACAGCACGGTTGCTCCTAAACCAGACGATTGAAATGTACGAAACGAAAGCACCAAAAGCGATGGCCGTTCTGGAGGCGGGCTTCGAAGATGCTACGGCTGTATTGCTGCTGCCCCAACCATATCGGAAACGGCTTCGCACGACAAACGGCCTGGAGCGTCTGAACGAGGAAATCCGCCGCCGTGAACGGGTGATTCGGATTTTTCCGAACCGTGAATCGGCTCTGCGGCTGATCGGTGCTTTGCTCATGGAAATCGATGAGAAGTGGGCAAGCGGGAGAAGGTATCTGGATATGGCCGAGTATCTGGAGTGGCGTGAATCACAGGCCGCTAACATGAGTGCCAAAGTGACGCGCATCGGTTGA
- a CDS encoding cytochrome P450 — translation MKQQIVPLSEITGFTTKSEEFSPYAWYQKMLAENPIYYHPGTDTWNVFKYEDVKRVLTDYHLFSNRRTRTLINVGVGTEEANIPNRINIINTDPPEHRKARSLLSAAFTPRSLKAWEPRIQQVVHDLIRDMGDKSELDIVKEFTTPLPIIIMADLLGVPHRDKLLFKEWVDILFLPFHAENAEEVNKRKGEAALAYFQYLYPFVVAKRSQPADDIISDLIQAEYEGERFTDEEIVSMTMFILGAGIETTSHFLASSFYSFLYDDPALYAEVRNNIDLVPNLVEEMLRYRFHISKMDRMVTEDNDVLGVELKKGDLVIAWMSAANMDKDVFEDPFTLNIHRENSNRHQTFGNGPHFCLGAPLARLESTIAIKTFVETFSRIEPVPGFDLEANLQPSAPGQSLSSLPMKVWR, via the coding sequence ATGAAACAACAAATTGTTCCCCTTTCCGAGATTACAGGCTTTACAACCAAATCCGAGGAATTCAGTCCATATGCCTGGTATCAAAAAATGCTGGCGGAAAACCCGATTTATTACCATCCGGGCACGGACACCTGGAATGTCTTCAAATACGAAGATGTCAAACGGGTGCTCACTGACTACCATTTGTTTTCAAATCGACGTACACGGACGCTGATTAACGTGGGAGTCGGAACCGAGGAGGCGAACATACCCAACCGCATCAATATTATCAACACCGATCCGCCCGAACACCGAAAGGCACGTTCGCTGTTATCGGCTGCTTTTACCCCAAGAAGCCTCAAGGCCTGGGAGCCGCGTATTCAACAAGTCGTACATGATTTGATCCGCGACATGGGAGACAAGTCGGAGCTTGATATTGTCAAGGAATTTACCACTCCCCTGCCGATCATCATCATGGCTGACCTGCTTGGCGTTCCGCATCGAGACAAGCTGCTGTTCAAGGAATGGGTCGATATTTTGTTCCTTCCGTTCCATGCGGAAAATGCCGAGGAGGTCAACAAACGGAAAGGAGAAGCGGCGCTAGCGTATTTTCAATACTTATATCCTTTCGTGGTCGCCAAACGATCCCAGCCTGCAGACGACATCATTTCAGACCTGATCCAGGCTGAATATGAGGGCGAGCGGTTTACGGATGAGGAAATCGTGAGCATGACCATGTTTATTCTGGGGGCGGGGATTGAGACAACCAGTCATTTCTTGGCCAGCTCTTTCTATTCCTTTTTATATGACGACCCCGCCCTTTACGCGGAAGTACGAAACAACATCGACCTTGTCCCCAATCTCGTGGAGGAGATGCTTCGTTACCGTTTCCACATCAGCAAAATGGACCGTATGGTGACGGAAGACAACGACGTGCTCGGAGTCGAGCTAAAAAAAGGCGATCTGGTCATCGCGTGGATGAGCGCGGCAAACATGGACAAAGATGTTTTCGAAGACCCTTTCACGCTCAATATCCACCGGGAAAACAGCAACCGCCATCAAACGTTTGGCAACGGACCGCATTTTTGCTTGGGAGCACCTCTGGCACGGCTGGAATCCACGATTGCGATCAAAACGTTTGTCGAGACATTTTCCCGGATTGAACCGGTTCCTGGCTTCGATCTGGAGGCAAATTTGCAGCCATCTGCTCCCGGTCAGTCTCTCTCCAGCTTGCCGATGAAGGTATGGCGCTAA
- the istB gene encoding IS21-like element helper ATPase IstB, producing MREELAKVCKTLHLAHVMETYEQVPFEDRESFLLGVLRMEIQRREETKLKRLIKKAAFPQLKTLEDYAFEAVTLPETCTKEGLIDLRFLERKENVLMLGKVGTGKTHLATALGVEACRRGYAVRFFRVPDLVALLQEKHANGALMRFQKELADCELLILDEVGFVPFHQTGAELLFHVISACYERNSVIVTSNLEFGQWNTVFGDTRLTAALVDRLVHHAHILAFTGESYRLRHALSSMKSS from the coding sequence ATGAGAGAAGAGCTGGCAAAGGTGTGCAAAACTTTGCATTTGGCGCATGTGATGGAAACCTATGAACAGGTGCCGTTTGAAGATCGGGAGAGCTTCTTGCTGGGAGTCTTGCGGATGGAGATTCAACGGCGGGAGGAGACAAAGCTGAAGCGACTGATAAAGAAAGCCGCGTTTCCCCAACTGAAGACACTGGAAGATTACGCTTTTGAGGCAGTCACCTTACCGGAAACATGTACAAAGGAGGGATTGATCGACCTACGTTTTTTGGAGCGCAAGGAAAATGTGCTGATGCTGGGAAAAGTGGGCACGGGGAAGACCCATCTGGCAACAGCGCTTGGCGTAGAGGCGTGCCGAAGGGGATATGCCGTTCGATTCTTCCGTGTTCCCGATCTGGTTGCGCTCTTGCAGGAAAAACACGCGAATGGGGCACTGATGCGGTTTCAAAAAGAACTGGCAGACTGTGAGTTGTTGATTTTGGACGAGGTTGGGTTTGTTCCCTTTCACCAAACGGGGGCTGAGCTGTTGTTTCATGTTATCTCGGCCTGCTATGAGAGAAACAGTGTGATTGTGACGTCGAATTTGGAGTTTGGGCAGTGGAATACGGTGTTTGGAGATACGCGATTGACGGCAGCCCTTGTGGATCGCCTCGTCCACCACGCCCATATTCTGGCGTTTACCGGAGAAAGCTACCGACTGCGCCATGCTCTATCCAGCATGAAGTCTTCCTAA
- the istA gene encoding IS21 family transposase has protein sequence MLKVPQQQYIRFLREVEGCSIQEIAERVQVNWRTAKKYADRDDWNEPVCKRKGRHPVLGPYLEIIDTWLEDDERLPRKQRHTAVRMFQRLRDEYGFPGGQRTVSEYVSKRKKAMAAERAEHFERLEHPGGEAQADFGTVYVVKSGELVERKVLTLSFPYSNAAFVFPVPKENTECFLEALGRLFQQMGGVPRKIWFDNLSAAVVSIQQGGKRECTEAFRRFCAHYRFEPLFCNPYSGHEKGHVENKVGYGRRNWCVPPPVIDTPEQLETYLAEAARADMQRPHYVKKQTIAELWEQEKCKLLTLPTTPLEIFRLETCHLNKYAELSFDAALFPLPQCRAMQPVLVKVKWDVLEVLTADGTYTPIVTLPRPYTEKVISVDWKAVLKRYEKRPRAVMYSSFTNMMPQALQTFLTVEDMNARKARIRLLHRLLDTYTLEEIGQVLGELSHQQEHLAVALEHALYAIKHPVFRPEPFSESHTPPALHGQIPMLDEYDRILGVRVE, from the coding sequence ATGTTGAAAGTGCCACAACAACAGTATATCCGATTTTTGCGAGAAGTCGAAGGGTGTTCGATTCAGGAAATTGCGGAACGTGTCCAGGTGAATTGGCGAACCGCCAAGAAATATGCGGATCGCGACGATTGGAATGAACCGGTATGCAAGCGAAAAGGCCGCCATCCGGTGTTGGGACCGTACTTAGAGATTATTGACACATGGCTGGAGGATGATGAGCGTCTTCCACGCAAGCAACGCCATACAGCCGTCCGCATGTTTCAGCGGTTACGGGATGAGTACGGCTTCCCTGGCGGGCAGCGAACGGTATCCGAATATGTCTCCAAACGGAAGAAAGCCATGGCAGCCGAACGAGCCGAACATTTTGAGCGTTTGGAGCATCCAGGTGGAGAAGCTCAGGCTGACTTCGGGACGGTGTACGTGGTCAAGTCGGGAGAACTGGTGGAGCGGAAAGTATTGACCCTGTCGTTTCCGTACAGCAATGCCGCCTTTGTGTTCCCGGTTCCGAAAGAAAACACGGAATGCTTTCTGGAGGCCTTAGGGCGGCTATTTCAGCAAATGGGAGGGGTTCCTCGCAAGATTTGGTTTGACAACTTGTCCGCTGCTGTTGTGTCCATCCAGCAAGGCGGAAAACGAGAGTGTACGGAAGCGTTTCGGCGTTTCTGCGCCCATTACCGCTTTGAGCCCCTGTTTTGCAATCCATACAGCGGCCATGAGAAAGGCCATGTGGAAAACAAAGTGGGGTATGGACGCCGGAACTGGTGTGTTCCGCCACCGGTTATCGATACGCCGGAACAACTGGAGACGTATTTGGCGGAAGCTGCCCGTGCGGATATGCAGCGCCCTCACTATGTGAAAAAGCAAACCATTGCCGAGTTGTGGGAGCAAGAAAAATGCAAGCTGCTGACGCTGCCGACGACACCGCTGGAGATTTTCCGGCTGGAGACGTGCCACCTGAACAAATACGCTGAGCTGTCGTTTGACGCGGCTCTCTTCCCGTTGCCGCAGTGTCGGGCCATGCAGCCGGTTTTGGTGAAAGTCAAGTGGGATGTGCTGGAGGTGTTAACGGCAGACGGGACATATACCCCGATTGTGACATTGCCTCGTCCCTATACGGAGAAAGTCATTTCAGTAGATTGGAAGGCGGTATTGAAGAGATATGAAAAACGCCCGCGGGCGGTGATGTATTCTTCCTTTACCAACATGATGCCTCAGGCGCTCCAAACGTTTTTGACGGTGGAAGACATGAATGCACGAAAAGCACGAATTCGCCTGCTCCATCGATTGCTCGACACCTATACGTTGGAGGAAATCGGGCAAGTACTGGGAGAATTGTCGCATCAGCAAGAGCATCTGGCTGTTGCCTTGGAGCATGCCCTTTACGCGATAAAACACCCTGTTTTCCGCCCGGAACCGTTTTCAGAGTCGCATACACCCCCTGCCCTTCACGGGCAGATACCCATGCTGGATGAGTACGACCGGATCCTGGGGGTGAGGGTGGAATGA